AGCTCAAGGACACGTAGGAAAGTCAGACCTCAAtacaaatcacagaattgtagagcctgaagggacccccaagggccatctagaccaaccccctggtAAGGCGGGAAAAGAAGGGCCTTTCCCAGCCTCTCTGCCTCCACCCCTGGAGGTTTTGGTGGGGGGTGAACAAGGGACTTGGATAGGGGTCCCCTCGCTGACCTGCAGCTCTTCCCCAGATCCTTTTCTGCagtgctgccccccctcccccagcccaggCATCTGCAAATACGATGGCACCAAGACGAAGCCCCTTGCGCCCCTTTCAGGCAGGGAAGCACCCGCCTGCCTGTCCACCCGAGGCAAACCCACAATTCATTTGTGGGAGTTCCATCGAACCCCCTTTTGAAGACCCCTGTTTCGAATGGTTCATGGAGTCAGAAGGGGGTACCCAAAGGCCATCCATCCCAACCCGGCAGGAAGCGGGAAGCGCAGCATAGGCATCCTTAGACACAAACccctgcttagaaacctccagggaaggagagatgGAAAGGCCCGGGCTCCCTTTTatggggagagggcaggtttccGCCCCACCACCGTGCCAGGTTTGTGGGGAAGAGGCAGGCGGGGAGACTCACCTGCCAGGAACCAGatgcagaggaagaggcagcaggCGGCCCGGAAGCGCTGGGCCCAGGGGTTGGGCCGGTCCGTGCCATCCCCACAGGGCAGGCAgctgaggagcagcagcagaaggacaaCCGCACTCAGGACGATCAGGTAGATGGGGATGAGAGGCTGCTGGGGGCACTGGCCGAGGTAGACTGCTCCTGCAGGTGGAGGCACAGCGGGAGAGGCTCAGCACCCAGGAACTCCggactcttcctcttcctcctggccaCAGATGTGGGACCCTTCCCCCCACTGCCACTGCCGCTTCCCAGtgctcagagttggaagggacccccgagggacCCCCAGTCCAAGGAATCGCAGCTGCCGACTGCCCTTCGGCTGCAGCCCACTGCCAGGGTGGGGAGCCAGAAGGAGGCGCCCCACCCCAAACGGCAACCCCAAGAGGCAGCGTGGCTTAGTGGTTGGAGTGCctgactagggcctgggagagaccagggttcaaatccctctgcTCAACCACGTAGCTCGCTAGGTGTGAcattgggggtgagggtggggtctgcctcgcagggtcgttgtggggattaaacgaggAGGGTAGAGAACCTCGTATCCCATCTTgagcataaataaaacaaatacaatcctatcttggcagcagcagcagcaggaggaggaagactcACACTCGACTCCAGGATGTTTGCCAAAGAATCAGAGTTGTGGGAAGAGCTAGAAGCCATGCAGGCCACATGCAAAACTCCAACCAACTAACTGAACAGCCACCGATCAGGGATTTTTCCGTTTGGGATTcctttattgcagggggttggactagatgacccctggggctcCCTCCCTAGCCTGGCCATAGACCAGGCAGTGAGTGTTTCTGGATGAGCCTCTTAAAATGGCACCGGGCCACTGCCCAGAGCTTCCTTGAGCTGAGCTGGAGCTGGGTGCGAAACACCTCCCTCGCTTTGAGCTCAAAGTTTCCCTGCTCTTATCGCTTTCAAGGCCGTTTCCTGCGGTTGCATCTGTATTTGCAATTCTGAGTTGTCAGAGATTGCAAGATAGCTATTGATTTCCTGATGAATTAGTTACCGCACATCGGTGGTAGGGGAAGGCTTCTGCATGCTGCGGAAAAATAATACAAACTGTGGAAAAAACAACCATATATCTATACCCGTgcataaaatctgtttaaaacattacAGATAATAAAAAACAGCATAGCACCagccttttctttaaaagcagcctgttccccaaagcctgttggaacaaggaaaTCTACAGTCATGCTTCTCCAGGGAGAGAGTGGCCAAATCATGGAActgcagaactggaagggacccccgagggtcatccagcccaacccccgcctgcaatgcaggaatcttttgcccaaggtgggactcgaacccacggccccgAGACAGAGAGCAGTTAGAGGTATAAACACTTTGTGCTGCAAATTCCCTTGCCCTGCAATACTCTCTTGCTGAATCGGACCGGGTTAATATCGccttccttagtgggtcgtgcAAGCAGCTATTCAGAATACAGTAATTTCTAGAACcaaagggggaggcaggggctCTAAAAAAAGACTTGGGGAATCACTGCTCTAGTCAGTAGCAATGCATTAGCAGGTTAATTCACTGGTgcagagacaggcaggcaggcagagatcgAGTCTCTGCAAAAGGAGAACATTGCACATTATTTTAACTGACTCACCTACAACAATGCCAGCGATGGTCGGGGCAGCGAACAGGATCTTCGCCAGAACTGAAAGGAAGCAAAAATTATGAAATAAGATATCTGCAGTATCACCATTAATGGTGATAAAAATTTTTTGAAACGGCTTTGAAGCAACAAGATCCaaattagaaacagaattgttagcTGACGAAAGAAAAACACTCTCAGAAATGTATAAACTATTGTTAGAATGGCATGCCAAGTGAAAATGGTCATGATCAGATGGGCGCTAGATATTAGATATAATATTCAATTAGAGGCTTGGGGAAAGTTATGGCAAGGAAGGAATTGACCTCACTGCCTGCGCCACATTCAAAGAGaatattatgaaaatgatgtatagatggtatttaacaccagcaaaACTACCGTagctgaaatgtataaatttaaaaataaggattgttggaaatgtaaagaaaaagaagggattttttttttatcacatgtggtggaaagcTTATCCTGGGATATGATacataatgagttaaagaaaatgtataaaagtacgtttgttaagaaaccagaagcatttttcctAGGAATAATAGGGGAAGAGATTCCCAAAAAAGATCAAAGATTGTTTAGGCATGCAACAGCAACAGGACAGACGAAGATGAACATTGGCAGGACTCAATTAAGAAGGCTTGTAATGTTCAGATATATACCTTTTTACATATTGGTTATAAGCATGATATTTGGTCGAATTTAAAGTAAGGAGGAAGATGTATAAATGCCAAGAGATAAAAAACGATTAAGGAAACCATGAGTTGGGATGGGAGGAGGCCGGCAGTTCATTTGAACAAATATTACGAATATGCGATTGTGTTTTAATAATATAAAATGGAAAACGAAcaaattattttaagaaaaattaaaaatgaagggggaaaaaccaccaccatcatcattgcTACAGAGGCTCTGCATGACCTGCAATTCCCACACTATTAATTactattaattattaaatttattagcctttttcttcctgttgttcCGGCAAAgcaactcaaagcagcttacaataatTTTATGCAAAAGAATATGTACATTAGAAAAtgtggcagctggggggggggggggagggagcaggaacttaaaacacatttttattctttcaaAGCTAATTAATACACCACAGCCAGGCCAGAGTCAAAGGCCAAAGACCCGATGGGGAAAAAggggatgtttttgcctggcgagCTCCTCTGGGGAGAGACTTCCTCAAGTGGGGAGCCACCcctgaaaaggccccgttctcgtgctGCGCCCTCCAGACCTCCTGTGGATGCAGGGAGCAGGGACCAGGGAGAAGGACCTTGGATGAAGGTCGCAGCTCATAGACGCATCgcagggggtgggctagatgacccctgggtgtcccttccaactcaacaatggTCAAAGTTGGGAAGGGAAGACTCACCCATCAGGACGGAGTGGACCGTGGACTCCTCTGTGGCCGCCAAGAGGGCCGACTGGCTGCCCTCCAGCAGTGGTCCCCCCTCAGACATGGTGCCAACAGAAGCTGTGAGcctagaaaaaaacaacaaccccaagctTTAAGTACCCTTTGCTTCTCTCTTAGGGGCTGCTGGGACCAGGTGTGGCCTGGCCTCACCTGCACCTGGGAAAGAGCTGATTGCGCTGTTGCCCTTGCAGGATGAGGCCCTGACGTCCTGCCTGCATtcaagggaagggaggggcaggtgAGCCTGGTATTCCCAGGTGCCGGCCCTGGGGCCAAATGCGCGCCCCGCCCTGGAGTGGGGCTCATGGGTGCCGGGGGGAGCTTGGTCAGGGgcgtgcactctgcacatgctcagatggcACCTGGTCTTCCTAAGAATATAAGGAGACCCTTGAGCTGGATCTGGTCAAATGGCCtctctagtccagaatcctgttctcacaggggccagccggGTGTCCGTTAGGGGAAACCTAAAAGCAGGGCACGAGCAACTCTCTCCTGCAGTTTACGACAACTGGGATTCAGACTCCATTgattgccctctcctcctctgtgcaTTTGTCTATTCCTCTAttaaagccatccagattggtggctgttgctgcctcctgtgggagtgagttccgtagGCTATGTGCCACGTGGAGGGCTTGATTTTATCTGCACTGcatcttcccacattcagcttcctGGGATGTTCATGAGTTCCCGTGTTAGCCAGGTGCTGCCGCTATccaaacacaataataataataataataataattaatttattatttataccccacccatctggctgggtttcctcaaccactctgagcggcttcggacaaaatattaaaatgcaatagtccttcagataggataagcttccctaaacagggctgccttcagatgtcttctaaaagtctggtaggtgttttttcctttggcatctggtgggaggacggttccacagggcgggcgccaccaccgagtgCGAGTTCCTTCAGCCGCGGGgcgaatgcactctgcacatgcacaggtgGCACTCAGTCTTCCTAATGCACCCTAGGCGTGCACAACACAGACCCCGGGCCCTTGTTCCAGGCCAAGctctgtggtgggtggggggctccTGCTGTCCTGGCAAGCTTTTTGGGGTGGGCCTCTGGGCTCCTTGACCCTGACCTCCCCTCTTTCCACACCCAGGGAGAGGGACCGGTTCCCTGCAGAGGATTGGCAGGCCCAGTCTAAGGTGCACCATAGACCTGGCTGGCTCCCACTTGGACGGCTCCCacttgggctaggacctgggggagagcagggttcaaatcccaccccctcagCAGCTCCTGGGGTGATCTTGGTGGGTGGTTGCTGACTCTCGGCCtaccctacctcgcagggttgttgtgagcgtAAACGGGAGAGCTGGGGAACCACGTGGGCCACTTTGGGGGGAACTGGTGGGGTGCAAACGTGTTAAATAAATCATACGATTGTAGGGTTGGaatgtctagtccaggcatccccaaacgtcggccctccagatgttttggcctacaattcccatgatccctcgctaacaggaccagtggtcggggaagatgggaattgtagtccaaaacatctggagggccgaagtttggggatgcctggtctaatccaaccccttgcaatgcaggaatgtaagTAAATAAAGGTGTGTTTGGGCCTACATAAGCCGAGAACACCCCTTGGGTTCCCCTCAACCCTTTCCAGGAGGGGACGGCAGGGGCCCTCTTGACCCACCTCTAATGAACAACGGATGCTTGACTTTAGAGTCCTGCcttgaagggggttgggctagatgaccctcaggggtcccttccaactcgacagttcTACGCTCTCATGGAGTCTAAGCAATCAGTGCTGCCTCTGTGTTTCAAAAAAACAGTGCCAGAAGAAAGTCTTGCAGGAGCACTTGGTGCCAAGTGCTGgattaccggtaataataatatatattattaatttattattattatggatttcTCTGCAGAGGTGCCGGGGCTCAGCTCTGCCGTGATGAGGAAGACAAAAGGGCTGCCATTGCGAGGGGGCGCTTCCCCAGTCCCTCACAAACGGGGGCTGGGTGCGATGGCTCAGTGGTGAGGGGAAAGGCACTCTGCGTGCGCTCAGGGGCCCCAGCAACTCCTTCCTGCGTTCTGGGTCTCTTGCTTGCTCCCAACCATCTTCTTCCCACTTTCTGCTGTCAGGGGCTTAAAGGCGgctgcttcttccctccctccacccacccaaaatGTGGCTCCCCTCCACATTTTGCAAGTCCTCACCCCGGTCCAGAGTCAGGCTGCAACGGAATGATACTCTTGGCGTGCTCAGAGGAACTCCCGCCGCAATTACCCCTTCCTCGGTTGTGGCTGAGGCCTGCCATTTAGCCCCCCCTACCCCCCAGGACCCCCTCCCTGGGCCCTCCTTGCACCCTGAGCTCAGCGCCCAAGCTCTGCGGTGGGACTCAGGAAATCCTCTATTTTGCTGCCCTAGTGCAAACTGGAGGCAggagcaaggagggaagaggacgGGGGGCAggaaatcttggggggggggggttgagctggGAGATGTGGCCCCAGGGCCCTTCCCTGGGGTCAGGGTGAGGCAGctgggtgttcaaaaaagggggaTCCCTTTAAATAGGGGGCCTCCCacgcctccttccttccctcctggcCCTGCCCAGCCAGCCTAGACCCCCCCTCAGGAGACCCAAAAGTGTGCCCCCCAAGCCCGCACTGCAGTGTTAGTGTGGCCCCCCAGGGCCGAGGGAAGgggtctgcctctctctctctctctttttttttacctgaGTCTGGGGAAGCTGTGCACGAAGGACCTCGCAGCCCAGGGACCCCGATTTTGTGGGGAAACCTCACCCTTTATCTGCCACACGCAGAAGAACAGCTGATTCCCCACTTCCTGccttgcccggggggggggagggggagaaaccaaggcctggctgggggggggggcgttgggtGGGGCAGGGGACCCTGGTGACGGAGAGGACGACCCATGACCTCTTCCTgggcccagcccagccctcttATCATCCACCTTTGCTTGGGCTCTATCTCGAAGAAGCTGGAAAGAAGCAGGTGACGCAAGGGAGAAGAAAGGACTCGGAGGCGGGGGGAACGGTTTATTGTAGCTGCTCTGATTCGGAAGGCAGAGATAGAGACAGAGGGCAAAGGTGCTCCTCTCGCTTCTAGGCAGGAAATGCACCTAAAGAATCACAAAAATCATCATGTTGGGACCTccgggggtcatccagcccaaccccctgcaatgcaggaatctcagctaaaaatatatagatatatcacGGGATCGTAGAGGGGGAGGTCGGTGGGGGAGCCGCACGAGCAGGAAGCCAGCGAGGGATCAGTGGTAGGTTTCCTAGAAGGGAAAGACAAAAACAAGGCAGAGCGTGAatgtggggtggaggaaggggctcttttgtggggaggaggagggcaggcctcccccccccactcttccctTGCCAACGctggctttgcagactgggcccaGTCCAGCTCAGCGGCACAGgcccagaggggtggggggctggctgTCCCTTCGAAGGACCGCAGGGGCACCCCACTCTAGCTGGCCAATGGGGGCTCAAGCCACAGCTACGGGTCTTAGAATTGCGGAGATGgcaggtacccccaagggtcatctagaccaacccccctgAAAGGCAGGAATCGCGGACTCTACCCCACCCTCATTTTAGGCTCTCCATCTCGCCGCTGGGACATGTTTGCTTCTGGTTAGGGCAGCAGCAGGAGTTGGAAGCAAGGAGGGCACCCAGGAAGACCCCCAGGAAAGAACGAGTCCCCCCCCCAGACATGCcccattgctgcctcctcctccagagaAAGGGGGCTGCAGGAGGTGCTTGTGCGTCTCCCCCCCATCTACCTTCCTGCAAGGCCTCTGCTCACCAAGAGCCGCAAGGCCactgagtaaataataataataatgatatatactgtatttttctgtgtataagacgccccctatttttggggactccaaatagagaaatggggggagattgtcatcatgtataagatgacccacaATTTtgaagatatttttttaataaaaaaacctagtcttatatgcagaaaagtacggtattttattttattattagctGGATATTAATTAACTAactttgcataccacccttcacccgtagatctcagggtggttgacAACATAAAGACACAAGCTAAAGAAGCACAAAATACCAGAAAGAAGAACAAATACAGACCAATAACTCACCCCCCCCTCCATaaaggggggttgggctagaggacctttgggtTCCCCTCCAGCTTGACAATTCTGTGGTTCCAGGAGCTCAGGGCTGCTTCCGACTGGGCTTCCCCCCGGGTTGAGCTAGGGAGGTGgctgcctttggggggggggagcagcagacCCACCTTTTCTTCCTCGTTGCAGGTTCCGCAGACGCAGCCGAAAAGCCCGTTGAGGACCTGCAGGACGCAGAGGCAAAACTCCACCAAGCCAGAGGCCAGGATGAGGGAGAAGAGGATGACGTTGAAGCGGGTGACGCCGGGGGGGTCCAGGCAGACGTCCCACAAGCTCGTATCAAAGAGGTAGTTCTTCTCGCTGGAAGAGAACGGGGCAGAGAGAGACGGGTGGCTTCCTCATGCTCACAACTGTCTTCATCACACCAACACACACGTCTGGCTCACAAACCTGGGACCCACATACACAAAGAGGGGGGCATTGAGCCCTGGACCCCTATTCCACCCCTGAATGAGAGGAAGTGAGGGCCCCCAAACTGGATGGCTTCCAAAGGGGGTGAGAGAGAtccaggggggaggagagggctatcgagggCTGCTAGCCCCTATGGGGTTATAattctggaaaccgcaggaggggagagttgctcttgtgttcgaatcctgcttgcggatcTCCCAGAAGGGGCACCTGCGAGAACAAACAGGATgcaggaccgggggggggggggcactggccTGACCCAGACTTAGGATGAGACAAAACAAGCAGGGCCATGGCAGAGTCTGCTGCCTTGAAGGGCCGCCCTCTCTTTGCCTCCCGCGATGCTCCATTTCTATACATTTGTACATAAATCAAATACCAACAAAAAAGCTTTGTGCCTCCAGAGCTCTTTCCTTCAAAGGGAGCCTGGTTAGCGCAGCCCCTGGAACTCATTGCCACTTGAGAAGCCCGGACTGAGTAATGTCTCctttaaaataaatcacaa
The window above is part of the Zootoca vivipara chromosome 13, rZooViv1.1, whole genome shotgun sequence genome. Proteins encoded here:
- the LOC118095408 gene encoding uncharacterized protein LOC118095408, whose protein sequence is MSEGGPLLEGSQSALLAATEESTVHSVLMGGLEGAARERGLFRGGSPLEEVSPQRSSPGKNIPFFPIGSLAFDSGLAVVLYISESVFLSSANNSVSNLDLVASKPFQKIFITINGDTADILFHNFCFLSVLAKILFAAPTIAGIVVGAVYLGQCPQQPLIPIYLIVLSAVVLLLLLLSCLPCGDGTDRPNPWAQRFRAACCLFLCIWFLAGNVWVYTIYPPNYDPAGHPTFCQRTIFLFAFAVTTGVYVVLAVALLVALSVLLGLFLFMPRGGCGSRGDP